Genomic window (Cystobacter fuscus DSM 2262):
GGGTGGCGCTCATCGAGAAGCTGGGCGTGGGGCCCTGCCACTTCGCGGGCCTGTCCATGGGGGGCTTCGTGGGGATGCGGCTGGCCGCGCGGCGGCCGGAGCTGTTGCGCTCGCTCATCCTCATCGAGACCACGGCGGACCCGGAGCCCGCGGAGAACGTACCGCGCTACAAGGCGCTCAACTTCGTCGCGCGCTGGTTCGGCCTGAGGTGGGTGGCGGATCGGGTGATGCCCATCATGTTCGGCCGCACGTTCCTGGAAGACCCCGCGCGCGCGGTGGAGCGGGCCGAGTGGCGGCGGCGGTTGATGGAGAACCGGCGGGACATCTGGCGCGCGGTGAATGGCGTGGTCCGCCGGCGGAGCGTGTACGAGGAGCTGTCGCGCATCCAGACGCCCACGCTGGTGGTGGTGGGCGCCGAGGACACGGCGACCGTGCCGGCCAAGGCCGAGCGCATCCACGCGGCCATCGCGGGCTCGCGGCTGGTGAAGATGCCGCGCGGGGGACATTCCTCCTCCGTGGAGGAGCCCGCGCTGCTCAACGCCGCCCTGGAGGAGTTCCTGCGCGAGCGGGCCTAACGGTCGTCCGGGCGCCGGAGACTCCGCTTCCTCCGGCGCAGCAGGACGACGCCCAGCATGGGCAGCAGGAAGCCACCCGCCGCCGCCAGCGTGCGCGGCCGCGGGTTCTCCCACAGGAACGAGAGCCCACGGTCGCGCAGCCGCTCGAAGTCCGGCTCCGGGCATTCCTGGCCGAAGCTCGGGATGGGATGCTCGAGAGAGAGCGCGCCCTTTCGCACATAGGTCCACCAGAGCCGTTGGCCGCGCTCCGGCTCGGTGCGCGAGGTGAAGCGCGCGGCATGACAGAGCAGCGCCGCGTAGGCCTGACTCCGCTCGGGCACCAGCGCCGCGGCCTGCTCGGCGAGGTCCGCCGCCGTGGAGCGGTAGTGGAAGCGCGTGAGGTGGGGAGGCGCATGCGCGTCCAGTCGCCCGCGCTCCGCCGGAGTGAGAAGCACCGCGGTGGCCACCTCGGGATGCACCGGGGGCGCGTCCTCGGGCCGCTCCAGGCTGGGCACCCACGAGCCCAGCTCATAGTCGCCCTGCACCCAGCTCCAGTCGGGCGCGCCCTCGGTGCCCAGCAGCTCCATGCCCGGGGTGCGCGCGAGCCGTGCCGCGGTGTAGAGCGCGCGTGCCTTGTCCACGTCCCACCACGCGGAGCGAGCCCGGTCGAGCGCGTCCACGTATTGGCGCGCGGGCTCCTCCCATGGCGTCCCCCGGAAGTGCTCCAGGGCCTCCGCGCCCCGCCCCTCGCGCAACAGGCGCCGCGCGAGCAGCAGGTGCAATTGCTCGCTCACCCTGGGGGGCACGCGCGTCTCGTCCCACCGGAAGACGGACTCGGGTTGGCATTGGAGCTCCGGACCCGAGGCGTGCGTCGCGACCAGGCGCTGCAACTCCTCGACCGACAACACGCGCTCGGCCACATAGGCGAGGTCCGGCCAGGAGCAGCTGCTCAGCGCGTGCTCGGCCGCCCGCGTGAAGTCATCGCGCAGCAGCGCGAGCAGTGTCCTCTCCACGTCCACCCGCACCCGGGGCCTCAGCGGGTACTGGTACGGGTCCCCCACCCAGTCTTCTTCATACGGGAAGCCTTCCCGGGCCTCGGCGAGCCACTGGTCCGCCGCCGCCCGGTCACCCCGACGCAGCGCCAGCTTCGCCCGCACCCAGGCGTCGAGCGGGGTGCGCTCCCGCCCAGCGAAGCGCTCGGCCAGATCGAAGCGGCCCTCGCGCCAGGCGGTCGCCGCCAGCCGATCCGCGCCCGACAGCGTGGGCACGGCCGCGAGCTCCTCCATCAGCGCGGCCAGGGGGACAGGCTGGCTCGCCGTCCCGTCCTCCGCCCATATCTCCTCGTGCCCCCGGGTCCAGGCGTAGGTGGTGAGCAGCCGCTGGACCACGGGCTCGTGCAGGGCCCGCCGCGACCGGGGCACATCCTGGGCAAGCGCCCGGGCCACGAACAGCAGCGAGGTCTTCCCCGTCCCACTGCCGTGGGCTGCCTGCTCCGCGTAGAGGCGGACCGCCGCCGCGTCATCCTCGTCCAGGTAGCGCCGGGCCTCCTCGCCCAGGCTCGCCACCGCCAGTCCCAGGGGATCCTCGAAGCCCTCGCGCACCAGCGCGCGCACCGCGGCGAAGCGCTCGTGGGCCTCCGGGGCCGACTCCGCCATGCGCCCCAACATGTAGGCCGCGAAAGTGGAGAAGCGGCGGCGCTGCTCGGAGGGCAGGGCGAGCACGTCCTGGAAGCGCTCTCGGGCCTCGTCCCACCTCGCGGCGTGGAAGGCCCGGGCTCCGGCCTCGTACAGCGCCGTCTCCTCGGCGCCGCCTCCCGCGCGGGCCCCCTCCGGCTCCTGGGACTCCATCACCAGGAAGGCGTCCGAGGGCCCTGGCACCAGCCGCCCGGCCTCGATCAGGAAGGCGCTGGAGGGCAACACCGACAGCGTTCCGGCCCGGTCCTCCAGGAACTGGGGCGGGAACTCGGGGCCACACGCGCGCGCCGGGCGGATGGGCAGGGTCAACACCCCCAACAATGACAGACAAGCCAATGCCTCACGGAAGAGCAAGTGCCACCTCGGATCCCCGAACGAAGCCGATGACGCGGCGCTCGCCGGCGCGCAGGCGGGGAGGCGTGCGCGCCACGAGCGAGGTGCCCCGCGCGGTGTAACCCGCCACGCCGTCGAGCACCTCGAGCTTGCCGGAAAGGGAGAGCCGGGTGGGGGCCTCGGCATCCACGTGGCCCGTGTTCTCGAGGACGATGTCCAGCGCGCCGCCCCCCGCATCCACCAGACGCGGTAGGAAGCGGGGAGCGAGCGGCTCGCCGCGCACCACCGCGGTGAGCGTGGGCAGGCTCCAGGCCTCGGTATCCCCCCGGTGCCCGAGCCGGAACCAGACCAGGCCCGAGACTCCAGCCACGGGCCGCTCCCGCAGCGCGGCGAGGAAGCGGGCCACCTCGCGAGGCTCCGCGGACAGGGGCGTGCCGTCGCGCAGCCGCACGCGGTAGGTGGGCAGCGCCACCTGGAAGGGCCGGTCCGTCACCCGCGCCCAGGCCTCGACGAAGCCCCGAGCCTGCTCGGCGGTGAAGAGCGTGGGCGCGCGCACCGCGTGTACCTGGAGCACGATGTGGTCGGGCAGGGAGGCGAGCCGGGGCAGGGCTGGTGAGCCGCTCCACGTGGGCAGCGCCGTGATGGACAGCGACAGTTCGCCCCCGAGCACCGCCTGCTCGCGCTCGAGCCAGTCCGCGTACCCGGCCAGGGCCGTGGTGGCGCAGTCATGATCGACTTCGATGCCGCGCACGCGCACGCCCCGCGCCCGCCAGGCCCGGGCGAGCACGGCCACCTCCTGAAGGGACACCCCCTCCAGCGGCGCCGTGCCCTCCACGCGCATCACCGCGACCACCTCGCGGCCCGAGCGGGCGAGGGCGTCCACATCCACCGCGATGTCCACGGGGGCGCGTTGGGTGCCCGAGCGCTCACGCGCCAGCACCCGGATCGTTCCCAGTTCCCGGGGCGCGTCCGTGAGCGCCTCGCTCAACGCCGGACTCCAATCACGCTGCCAGACGTAGGCTTCGTGAACGAGGGGCCGTGGCTCCGGCCGGGAGCAGGCCATTGCCCCGACGAGGAGCAGCAGGACGACCCAACCCCCTGCCATGCATCGCTGAATCGAGGACACCGTCGAGCCTTCCCCCACGCCCGGATGAAGAAGGGCCCATGCTTCGCCCGTGCCTCAGGCCTGTCAAGCGGCTTGGCGGGGCGCGAACTCCGTGGGGGACACGGCTGGAGGCGGTCTATCGCGAGGGCTCGCCAGCCAGCATCTCTCTGCCCTGGCGGACCTGTGCGCCAGGCGCGGTGTGGAAGTTCGTCGGATGGTGGCGATCGCGTAGCCGCATGAACGGCGTCTCGACGAAGCGATGCAGCAACCAGCCTCCGAGCAGGCAGACGACCGCGATGATCGCGGCCGTGGCGCCGTCGCCCAGGCCCCAGGGCTCCAATTGCTTCCGCGCGATATGGGCGAGCGGCTTGTGCGACAGGTAGATGGCATACGACCATGCCGCGAGTGAGGCGGCACCCGGCACGCGCACTCGGTACAGCAGTGAGCCCGGGCTCAGCGCGGCCACGACGAGCAACGCGAACGAGCAGGCCAGCAGCGAGTAGCCGAAGCTGGTCATGGCGAAGCCATAACCGTAGCCCTCGATGTAGTAGTACTTCGCGAGCAGGTAGAAGAGGACCCCGGTGGTGAGCACACCGGCGGTCAGCGTGGCACGACCCCAGCCGATCACCCGCGCCCACAGGTCCGGGTGGAGGTTCTTCAACATGGCGATGGCCACGCCAGGCAGGAACTCGTCGAATCGGCAGAACGAGGAGTAGTAGATGTGCGGATAGTAGCCATGGTCGGCACCGTCTGGCTCCTGTCCGTACTGGAACCACAGTGCACCGCGGAGCGCGACGCCGGCGAGAATCAGGCCCGCCAGCGCGAACCATGCGGCCCGCTTCGGCATGAACCCGCCGAAGCGCAGTGCACCGAGGAGGAGCAGCGGAAGCAGCAGGTAGAACTGCTCCTCGATGCACAGCGACCACGCATGCGAGAACGCCGTTCCCGGCGCCAACCCCAGGTTCTGCGTGAAGGTGAGGAAGCGCCACAGCGGCGGCGGTTGCCTGCCACCCATAACCGTGGGCAGCAGGAAATACAGCGCCAGCACCACGTAGTAGTTGGGCAGCGTTCGCAGGAGCCGCCGGATGTAGAAAGCTTTCAGGGACAGCGTCTTTCCCTTCACGATGCCGGCGAAGAGCTGGTTGCCGATGAGGTAGCCGCTCAGCACGAAGAACAGATCCACCCCGGTCCAGCCCACGGTGCTGGCCCAGCCGAAGGTCGGCGTGCCGCTGACGAAGACCATGTAGTGGTAGGCGAACACCAGCAGGATGGCGACCGCTCTCAGCGAGTCGAGCCCCTCGAGCCGTTTGGACGTGTGGTGGGTTTCCTGCGAAATCACGGTGCGCGGATCCTTGTCTCGGAAACGGTCGGGTTCCCGCGACCGCGGCACCGGACCATGGGCTGGAAACCCTGGCCCCGCCACTATCTGTCGGGAGGTCCGAACGAATCCTCTGACACCTTCCCCGCCACCTCCGGGGAGCCACGCTCCCCGGACTCAGCCCTGCAGGTCCGCGAGCGAGTCGTAGTCGTAGTGGTTGGCGGCGCCGAAGGGGGCTCCCAGGGCAAGAGGGTTGAGCACACCGCGCGGGGTGACGGGCGTGGTCTCGCTGAACACCGAGTAGAGGGCGTCGTCGAGCCGGTGGAAGGCCAGGTCGTTGGAGGCGCTCTGCGCGGGGACGTAGGGGGCGTTCGGATAGCGGAGCTGCCATGCGCGCCAGATGCGATCCACGTTGCAGTGGTGCAGAAAGAACATGGGATCATTGGGCGAGGTGCTGTCGGTCATGTCGCCGCCAATCCAGACATGCACGGCATTGTGGATCCGCGCCGGTCCCTCCCAGCCCTCCAGGTAGTTGCGGAAGCCCGAGGAGAAGCTGTCGTACGGAGGGGCGTCGTACAGGGTCTGGTCGCGCAGGACGGTACGGACTGCGTCGCGCGGTGGCAACGCCGCGTCCAGCAGTCCCAGGGAGCGGTCGAGAGGCCGCGGCTGTGCCAATCGCGTGAGTCCGCGCGCCGCGGGGACGACCCGGACCTGCCAGACGCCAGGATTGGTGAAGCGTCCCATGGCGTCCTGGCTCCAGATGGGCGACAGCGTGGGAGCCGAGAGCGCCGCATCCGCGGACCAGTCCCAGTAGGGCAGCCGGAAGTCGGGGGCGCCGAGCGCGTCGATGAGGTACCCCTCGAACCGCAGCAGGAAGTACCGGTGCCACGGCAGGAAGGCGGGTCCCGAGTGGGCCGAATTGCGATCCCGCTGCGTGGGGGGCGTGAAGAGCATCATCGACTGGTGGTGCCACGCCACGAAGAAGTCATAGATGGAGAGTCCCGGCTGTCCCGGCCATGGGAAGCGCGCCGGATCCTTGAGCGCCAGCACCCCATCGATGAACTGCTGCCTGACGCCCTCGTCCGAGAGGATGTTCCGGCGAATCATCGCGCCCCCCCGTGTGTGTGCTCATGCGCGGAAGGGTCATGCTCCGGGGGTGGACCGTGCGGCGCCGCCTCGAACAGGTGGGGCATGCGCGTGAGCAGGTGGCGCACGAGCTCCACGGCCGACGCGAAGGTCAGGTAGGGGCACAGGTGGGACCAGAGCCGTCCCTCCTCATCCACCATCATGTGCAGGGAGACGAGCTGCCCCTCGACGCGCACCTCGTACGTGGTGGTGATGGAGATGGCTCGCCCCTGGTGATCGAGCGTGCGCACGCTGCGCGCGAGGCTTTCGTGCTCGTGCTCGACGTAGGTGGGAAACCCCTGACGCACCCACTCCGGATGATCGAGACCCGGGGTGAATGGATCGTACTCGAGAGGTGGGACGCGATGTACCCCGGCCGCCCGGCGTACTGGCTTTTCCCGCCCTGCCTGTCGCTTCTTCCTGGCCGCCATGGGTGTCTCCTCCAACGAAGCGCCATGCCGCTCGCCCTGATTCAGGGGGGTGGAGTGGACTCGCGCGTTTCGTGACACCGGGCGGAATGTCTTTCACCCAGGCCGCCTTCCATGAAGGGAGCCCATGGCCACACTGGAACACTCCTCCCCTGACGCACGGGGGACCCCATGCCTCCGCGCCGGACTCAGCGAGCAGGTAATGGTGCCGTGGGTGTGGTTCCTGGTGGGGAGGGTTAGGTTGTACGCTCCCCGCTGGAGGGGGCGGCACGTAGACCGAGCCACGATGTTCGACATTCCAGGTTACAAGATTCTCAGCACGATTCGCTCCACGGGCTTGAACGTGCTCTACCAGGCCGAGCGTGAGTCCGATGGCCTGCCGGTCATCATCAAGACGCCCGCCGTGTCGTCCTCAGGCCCACGCGAGCGCGAGCGCTATCGCCGCGAGTTCGGCATCCTGCAACGGCTGCGGACCGTGAGCGGCGTGGTCCATCCGTACTCCCACGAGCAGGTGCTCGATCGCCCCGTGCTCCTGATGGAGAAGGTCCTGGGCGAGCCCCTGTCCGAGTTCGTGGGCAAGCCCATGGCGCTGCCGCGCTTCCTCGACTTCGCCCTCTCCCTGGCCTCCAACCTCGGGGAGATCCACCGTCACGGCGTCATCCACAAGGACATCAAGCCCGGCAACATCATCATCGAGCCGACGGGACGCCTCCGCTTCGTCGACTTCGGAGGGGCCTCGCTCCAGCGGGCCGAGCACCTGGAGGCGGTTCCCGTTCCCCTCATCGAGGGGACGCTGGCCTACATGTCGCCCGAGCAGACCGGGCGGATGAACCGCCAGGTGGACTACCGCACGGACTTCTACTCGCTGGGCGTGACGCTCTACGAGCTGCTCACCGGCAGCCGTCCCTTCCAGGGACGTGACGCGCTCGAGTGGTTCCACGCTCACATGACACAGCGCCCCAGGCCGCCCCACGAACTGCTGCCGTCCATTCCTCCGGCGGTCTCGGCCATCGTGCTCAAGCTGTTGGCCAAGACGGCCGAGGAGCGCTATCAGAGCGCCGAGGGGCTCTGGGCCGACCTGGAGCGGTGTCGCGAGGGGTTGCGCCAGGGCGCGCTCGAGCCCTTCCCGTTGGGCACCCGAGACATCCCCCGGCAATTCCATCTGCCGCAGGGGCTCTATGAGCGCGAGGCCCAGGTCTCCATGCTGCTGGGTGGATTCGAGCGGGTGCTGAGCGGAGGGCAGGCGGAGCTCATGCTGGTGCGTGGCTACTCCGGCATCGGCAAGTCCTCGCTGGTGCAGGAACTGCACAAGCCGGTGGTGCAACGGCGTGGGTTCTTCCTGAGCGGCAAGTTCGAGCAGTTCCAGCGCGACATCCCCTACGCGACGCTGGCCCAGGCGATCCGCGGGGTGGTGCAGCAACTGCTGGCCGGCAGCGACGAGGAGTTGGCCCGCTGGCGTGAGCGTCTCCAGGCGGCCTGGGGGGACCAGGGCCGGCTCCTGGTGGACATCGTGCCCCAGCTGGAGCTCGTCGTGGGCAGGCAGCCGCCAGTCGAGGAGCTGCCGCCCACCGAGTCGCGCAGCCGCTTCAACCAGGTGTTCCGCCAGTTCCTCGGCGTCTTCGCCACGCCGGAGCAACCCCTGGTGCTGTTCCTGGATGACGTGCAGTGGGCGGATCAGGCCAGCCTCCAGCTGCTCCAGCACCTGCTCACCCATCCGGACACGCCACCGCTGCTGCTGCTGGGCGCCTACCGGGACAACGAGGTCAGCCCCGAGCACCCGCTGCAGCTGACGTTGGCGGCGGTCCGCAAGTCAGGCGCCCGGGTGACCGACCTTCAACTCGAGCCGCTGAGCCTGGAGCAGGTGCGGCAGCTCGTCGCGGACGCCCTGCCGGGAGCGGGGCCGGGACTCGTCGCCCCGTTATCGGAGATGGTGCGCGAGAAGACGGGCGGCAACCCGTTCTTCCTCCATCAGCTCATGCTGACGCTGGACCGCGACGGGCTGCTGGTCCGCACGCCCGAGGGCGGGTGGACTTGGGACGCCGAGCGTGTCCAGGCCATGGGCTACTCGGACAACGTCGTCGACTTCCTGGTGGACAAGCTGCGCGAGCTGCCCGCGCGGGTGCAGCGCCTGTTGCACCTGGCCGCGTGCGTGGGCCATGTCTTCTCCCTGTCGATGTTGAGCACCCTCTCGAAACAGGAAGACGTGGGCGAGATGGAGCAAGGGCTCGGGCCCGCGCTCCAGGAGGGACTGGTGATGCGGGACGGCCCGGAGCAGTACCGGTTCCTCCATGATCGCATCCACCAGGCGGCCCATGCGCTCATCTCCGAGGCGGAGCAGAAGGCCATCCACCTGCGCATCGGCCGGGCGATGCTGGCCAGCCTCTCCCCGGAGGAGCTCCGGGAGCGACTCTTCGACGTGGTGAGCCAGCTCAACGCCGGCGCGGAGCTCATCCACGAGCCCGCGGAGCGCCACCGCCTGGCGAGGTTGAACGCGGAGGCGGGTCTGAAGGCCAAGGCCGCCATCGCGCATCGGCCCGCCAGCATCTACTTCACCCATGCGTTCGCGCTCATCCCCGGAGATCCCTGGGAGACCGATGCCTGGCTGGCCTTCAAGGTGAGGCTCGAGCGCGCGGCGTGCGAGCTGCAGAGCGGCAATGGCGCCGAGGCGAGCCTCCTGGCCGAGGAGCTCCCTCTCCGCGCGCGGACCCTCGCGGACATGGTGGCCGCCAGCCACGTGCGCAGTGACATCTTCATCGGGACGGGACGCATCCAGGAGGCCTGTGCCTGCATGCTGCAGTGCCTGGCCCTGCTGGGCATCGAGATTCCCGCGAGGCCTTCCCAGGAGGAGGCCGCCGAGGCCTACGCGGAGGTCTGGGCACTGCTCGGCACGCGTCCCATCGGGAGCCTCATCGACCTTCCGCTCATGGTCGATCCGGACGTGAAGATGAAGATGATCGCGCTGTCCTCACTCTTCGCGTCAGCGTACTTCACCAACATCCACCTGCTCATCATCGTGCTGAGCCGGATGGTTGTCCTCTCCCTGCGGCACGGTTTCACGGAGTCGTCCGTGCCCGGCTTCAGCTGGCTGGGAGTGATGGCCGGCCCCTTCTTCAAGCAATACCGGGAGGGCTACGCGCTGGGCATGCTCGCCCGCGAGTTCGTCGAGCGCCACAACCTGACCCACCGGCGGCCCAACGTGCTCTACAGCCTCCAGTTTATAAGTTACTGGAGCCAGCCCTTCTCCGTGACCCAGGAGATCATCCTCGGCGCCTTCCACCATTCGGTCCAGGCCAGTGACGTCCTGACGGCCAGTTACAGCGTCATGTCCATCATCCTGAACCGCACCGCCATGGGGCACAACCTGGATGACGTCTACCAGGACTCGCTCGTGCGAGCCGACTTCGCGCGCAAGGTCGGGAGCGTGGATGCACAGGACATCCTCCGCGTCTATCAACGCTACGTGCAGCAACTGCGCGGGTACTCGCTCTCGTTCGACACGCTGAGCGGGGAGGGCTTCGACGAGACGGCGTTCGAGGCCGCCCTGACGTCCGCGCGCATGACCTCCCTCTGGAGTGCCTATTTCATCACCCGGCTCAGGTCCCGCTACATGTGTGGCGCCTACGCGGAGGCACTCGAGTCCGCGGACCAGGCGGTGGGGGTGCTCTGGGTCCTGAAGATCAGCATCAACATGCTGGACTTCCACCTCTTCCGGGCGCTGTCGCTGGCCGCGTGCTGCGAGGGGCAGGGGGCGGAGGCCCGGGAGAAGTCCCTGGCGGAGATCCGGCAACACCACGCGCAACTCGTGGAGTGGGCGGATCACTGCCCGGAGACCTTCCGCGCTCCCGAGCGGATGGTGTTCGCGGAACTGGCCCACCTCACGGAGCCGACGGACATGGCCAACCGCGTCTACGAAGAGGCCCTTCGCGCCGCCCGCGAGAATGGCTTCATCCACTACGTGGGCATGGCGGCGGAGCTCGCGGCGAACTTCTGGCGGGCGCGGCAGTCGCCCACCCTGGCCCTGGCCTTCGCGCGCGAGGCCCGGACGGCGTACCTGCACTGGGGCGCCCGGGGCAAGGTGCAGCAGATGGACGCCCGGTGGCCGGGGCTGGCACCGCCCGTGCGCACCGGCGCGGAGGACATCACCTCCAGCACGGACTCCACCCAGATCGACGCGCTCACGGTGGTGAAGGCCCAGCAGGCCATTTCCCGGGAGATCGTGCTGGAGCGGCTGGCGGCCACCCTGATGCGGGTGGCCCTCGAGAACGCCGGCGCCCAGCGCGGCGCCCTGCTGCTGCCTGGCGGCGACACACTCTCGGTCGCGGCCGTCTCCGGCGCCGCGCCGGACAGTGCCGTCCAGGAGCTGCCGTGGACGCTCCTCGCCTATGTCAGACGCACCCAGGAGCACGTGCGCATCGACGATGCCACCCAGCCCCATCCGTTCTCGTCCGATGAATACCTGCGGCGCGGCACGGTCCGCTCGGTGTTGTGCCTGCCGCTGATGCGGCAGGAGGTCTTCGCCGGGGTGCTGTACCTGGAGAACAACCTGGCCACCAACGCCTTCAGTCCCGCGCGCCTCACGTTGTTGAGCCACATCGCCTCC
Coding sequences:
- a CDS encoding alpha/beta fold hydrolase, producing the protein MPWLDVNGTRLYYEDTGGSGVPLVFSHGLLWSGRMFDKQVAALKDRYRCITYDHRGQGQSDVWRVDTVDMETVYADGVALIEKLGVGPCHFAGLSMGGFVGMRLAARRPELLRSLILIETTADPEPAENVPRYKALNFVARWFGLRWVADRVMPIMFGRTFLEDPARAVERAEWRRRLMENRRDIWRAVNGVVRRRSVYEELSRIQTPTLVVVGAEDTATVPAKAERIHAAIAGSRLVKMPRGGHSSSVEEPALLNAALEEFLRERA
- a CDS encoding DUF3142 domain-containing protein, whose amino-acid sequence is MSEALTDAPRELGTIRVLARERSGTQRAPVDIAVDVDALARSGREVVAVMRVEGTAPLEGVSLQEVAVLARAWRARGVRVRGIEVDHDCATTALAGYADWLEREQAVLGGELSLSITALPTWSGSPALPRLASLPDHIVLQVHAVRAPTLFTAEQARGFVEAWARVTDRPFQVALPTYRVRLRDGTPLSAEPREVARFLAALRERPVAGVSGLVWFRLGHRGDTEAWSLPTLTAVVRGEPLAPRFLPRLVDAGGGALDIVLENTGHVDAEAPTRLSLSGKLEVLDGVAGYTARGTSLVARTPPRLRAGERRVIGFVRGSEVALALP
- a CDS encoding acyltransferase family protein, producing MISQETHHTSKRLEGLDSLRAVAILLVFAYHYMVFVSGTPTFGWASTVGWTGVDLFFVLSGYLIGNQLFAGIVKGKTLSLKAFYIRRLLRTLPNYYVVLALYFLLPTVMGGRQPPPLWRFLTFTQNLGLAPGTAFSHAWSLCIEEQFYLLLPLLLLGALRFGGFMPKRAAWFALAGLILAGVALRGALWFQYGQEPDGADHGYYPHIYYSSFCRFDEFLPGVAIAMLKNLHPDLWARVIGWGRATLTAGVLTTGVLFYLLAKYYYIEGYGYGFAMTSFGYSLLACSFALLVVAALSPGSLLYRVRVPGAASLAAWSYAIYLSHKPLAHIARKQLEPWGLGDGATAAIIAVVCLLGGWLLHRFVETPFMRLRDRHHPTNFHTAPGAQVRQGREMLAGEPSR
- a CDS encoding tyrosinase family protein; the encoded protein is MIRRNILSDEGVRQQFIDGVLALKDPARFPWPGQPGLSIYDFFVAWHHQSMMLFTPPTQRDRNSAHSGPAFLPWHRYFLLRFEGYLIDALGAPDFRLPYWDWSADAALSAPTLSPIWSQDAMGRFTNPGVWQVRVVPAARGLTRLAQPRPLDRSLGLLDAALPPRDAVRTVLRDQTLYDAPPYDSFSSGFRNYLEGWEGPARIHNAVHVWIGGDMTDSTSPNDPMFFLHHCNVDRIWRAWQLRYPNAPYVPAQSASNDLAFHRLDDALYSVFSETTPVTPRGVLNPLALGAPFGAANHYDYDSLADLQG
- a CDS encoding trifunctional serine/threonine-protein kinase/ATP-binding protein/sensor histidine kinase, which codes for MFDIPGYKILSTIRSTGLNVLYQAERESDGLPVIIKTPAVSSSGPRERERYRREFGILQRLRTVSGVVHPYSHEQVLDRPVLLMEKVLGEPLSEFVGKPMALPRFLDFALSLASNLGEIHRHGVIHKDIKPGNIIIEPTGRLRFVDFGGASLQRAEHLEAVPVPLIEGTLAYMSPEQTGRMNRQVDYRTDFYSLGVTLYELLTGSRPFQGRDALEWFHAHMTQRPRPPHELLPSIPPAVSAIVLKLLAKTAEERYQSAEGLWADLERCREGLRQGALEPFPLGTRDIPRQFHLPQGLYEREAQVSMLLGGFERVLSGGQAELMLVRGYSGIGKSSLVQELHKPVVQRRGFFLSGKFEQFQRDIPYATLAQAIRGVVQQLLAGSDEELARWRERLQAAWGDQGRLLVDIVPQLELVVGRQPPVEELPPTESRSRFNQVFRQFLGVFATPEQPLVLFLDDVQWADQASLQLLQHLLTHPDTPPLLLLGAYRDNEVSPEHPLQLTLAAVRKSGARVTDLQLEPLSLEQVRQLVADALPGAGPGLVAPLSEMVREKTGGNPFFLHQLMLTLDRDGLLVRTPEGGWTWDAERVQAMGYSDNVVDFLVDKLRELPARVQRLLHLAACVGHVFSLSMLSTLSKQEDVGEMEQGLGPALQEGLVMRDGPEQYRFLHDRIHQAAHALISEAEQKAIHLRIGRAMLASLSPEELRERLFDVVSQLNAGAELIHEPAERHRLARLNAEAGLKAKAAIAHRPASIYFTHAFALIPGDPWETDAWLAFKVRLERAACELQSGNGAEASLLAEELPLRARTLADMVAASHVRSDIFIGTGRIQEACACMLQCLALLGIEIPARPSQEEAAEAYAEVWALLGTRPIGSLIDLPLMVDPDVKMKMIALSSLFASAYFTNIHLLIIVLSRMVVLSLRHGFTESSVPGFSWLGVMAGPFFKQYREGYALGMLAREFVERHNLTHRRPNVLYSLQFISYWSQPFSVTQEIILGAFHHSVQASDVLTASYSVMSIILNRTAMGHNLDDVYQDSLVRADFARKVGSVDAQDILRVYQRYVQQLRGYSLSFDTLSGEGFDETAFEAALTSARMTSLWSAYFITRLRSRYMCGAYAEALESADQAVGVLWVLKISINMLDFHLFRALSLAACCEGQGAEAREKSLAEIRQHHAQLVEWADHCPETFRAPERMVFAELAHLTEPTDMANRVYEEALRAARENGFIHYVGMAAELAANFWRARQSPTLALAFAREARTAYLHWGARGKVQQMDARWPGLAPPVRTGAEDITSSTDSTQIDALTVVKAQQAISREIVLERLAATLMRVALENAGAQRGALLLPGGDTLSVAAVSGAAPDSAVQELPWTLLAYVRRTQEHVRIDDATQPHPFSSDEYLRRGTVRSVLCLPLMRQEVFAGVLYLENNLATNAFSPARLTLLSHIASQAAISIENARLYEDIQKGEAALRRANDELEQRVEERTRELKEAQARLVDTAREVGMTEVASNVLHNVGNVLTSAVINVELMRRSVGSSRVSRVKQASALLLDNRDDLVDFLTRDPRGIQLPDYLASLSAELLREQEKLMGDVETMARHIEHIRAIVQVQQTYAKTSVLEVECDLAQLIDDALRIQMGSLKRHGVSIIREVAVLPKVQVDRHKVLQILINLLSNARNALDVLPEDQRVLHVRLTSDGTVARIQVVDNGMGIAPGVRDRLFSHGFTTRENGHGFGLHSSVLAAQLMGGRLRLDSEGPGRGATATLELPLRREAAAS